Proteins co-encoded in one Trueperella abortisuis genomic window:
- a CDS encoding TlyA family RNA methyltransferase: protein MAKLIRVDAELVRRKLARSRAEAADLIHAGRVYLDGLEVTKPARQMDPALPLVVKEGERDDFASRGAHKLIGALDYLGAHAPLIKGVRALDAGASTGGFTDVLLRRGAREVLAVDVGYGQLLWRLREDPRVIVMERTNVRTLRPEDVAPAPDLVVGDLSFISLTLVIPALARCASDSADFLLMVKPQFEIGRERLGAGGVVRDPAQHVETVLNVALSARESGLAVCAAAPSPLPGPAGNVEYFLHMKAGGVDLGDRLEGAIEAAVASGPAGARWEGE, encoded by the coding sequence ATGGCGAAGCTGATCCGGGTTGATGCGGAGCTGGTGCGGCGTAAGCTCGCCCGTTCGCGTGCGGAGGCGGCGGACCTCATCCATGCCGGCCGGGTTTACCTGGACGGGTTGGAGGTCACCAAGCCGGCCCGGCAGATGGACCCGGCGCTACCGCTCGTGGTCAAGGAAGGCGAGCGGGACGATTTCGCCTCCCGCGGTGCCCATAAGCTTATTGGCGCACTCGATTACTTGGGCGCGCACGCACCGCTCATCAAGGGCGTGCGAGCGCTGGATGCGGGTGCCTCGACCGGCGGATTCACCGACGTGTTGCTACGGCGCGGCGCGCGTGAGGTGCTCGCCGTCGACGTCGGCTACGGACAGTTGCTGTGGCGCTTGCGGGAAGACCCGCGGGTCATCGTCATGGAGCGCACGAACGTGCGCACGCTCCGGCCCGAGGACGTCGCCCCTGCCCCTGACCTCGTGGTGGGGGATCTGTCCTTCATTTCGTTGACCTTGGTTATTCCGGCGCTGGCGCGGTGCGCGAGCGATTCGGCTGACTTCCTGCTCATGGTCAAGCCACAATTCGAGATCGGCAGGGAACGCCTCGGGGCTGGTGGGGTTGTTCGCGACCCGGCACAGCACGTTGAAACCGTGCTCAACGTGGCGCTCTCTGCCCGAGAGTCGGGCCTGGCGGTCTGTGCGGCGGCTCCATCGCCGCTACCCGGCCCGGCCGGCAATGTAGAATACTTCTTGCATATGAAAGCTGGCGGAGTCGACCTGGGTGATCGGTTAGAAGGCGCCATCGAGGCCGCGGTGGCGTCGGGTCCGGCCGGCGCGCGTTGGGAGGGCGAGTGA
- a CDS encoding NAD kinase — protein MSVCVGVVTHERRDEAREEALFARDRLVAAGADAFWVGDQPDRLADAELLLVIGGDGTILRAAELARPYETPILGINFGHVGFLAEEDPEAFDLVVQSVVERRWTVNSRLTIDVTVTFPDGSTASNWALNEASVEKGPHMRMIEADIGVDRRGLSSFKADAVLLSTPTGSTAYNFSAGGPIVWPDVEALLLTPIAAHALFARPLVVSKESTLEVYIRSDNAVVWFDGRRNVEAPEGSLITAVKGRHPVKLARLNDSPFSGRLVRKFHLPVEGWRRPKGEA, from the coding sequence GTGAGTGTTTGCGTAGGAGTCGTCACGCACGAGCGTCGCGATGAGGCTCGTGAGGAGGCGCTATTCGCGCGCGATCGCCTCGTTGCGGCTGGCGCCGACGCCTTCTGGGTGGGCGACCAACCGGATAGGCTTGCCGACGCCGAGTTGCTCCTCGTCATCGGTGGCGACGGCACGATCTTGCGGGCAGCTGAGCTGGCCCGGCCATACGAAACCCCGATCCTTGGCATTAATTTCGGCCACGTCGGATTCCTCGCAGAGGAGGATCCGGAGGCTTTCGACCTGGTGGTGCAGTCGGTGGTCGAGCGGCGTTGGACCGTGAACTCGCGCCTGACTATCGACGTCACGGTCACCTTCCCTGACGGAAGCACCGCTTCGAACTGGGCGCTGAACGAGGCGTCGGTGGAGAAGGGGCCGCACATGCGGATGATCGAGGCCGACATCGGGGTTGATCGGCGTGGGTTGTCCTCCTTCAAGGCGGACGCGGTGTTGCTGTCGACCCCGACGGGTTCGACGGCCTACAACTTTTCCGCGGGCGGCCCGATCGTGTGGCCGGACGTGGAGGCGCTTTTGCTAACGCCGATCGCGGCGCACGCACTTTTCGCTCGGCCACTCGTCGTCTCGAAGGAGTCCACGCTGGAGGTTTATATTCGCTCCGACAACGCGGTGGTGTGGTTTGACGGGCGGCGGAACGTCGAGGCCCCGGAGGGTTCGCTCATCACAGCGGTCAAGGGCCGTCACCCGGTCAAGCTCGCCCGCCTCAACGACTCGCCTTTCTCGGGCAGGCTGGTGCGCAAGTTCCACCTGCCTGTCGAGGGCTGGCGCAGACCGAAGGGTGAGGCGTGA
- a CDS encoding tetratricopeptide repeat protein: protein MEIPESISADALDAGARKQLRSLNKDNAERVARHLVYAGEMLEIDPEVAYEHARAAYKSAARIDVVREALGLTAYATGRYSEALRELRTYRRMSDDYTHVPLEADSERGLGRPEKALRFIDGIPLQRLKPEGQIELALVTSGARAETGNSEGGLSVLEKIIVDNLPEELAARVQLIKADRFEELGRTDEAEELRATWAPIYEDEGGDIMVDLDEVLDDAEPAPVVESDEESSGDETPGDSDDFTDVDEAGAHEADFESELEEELAEELAQEVDAEDLGDGEAAEESEAPQEADGDEEREVADAGEVADVVESEADASAEDGEFVQDDLFGDSLDAALEEDQELDLNEEDE, encoded by the coding sequence TTGGAGATCCCGGAATCCATCAGTGCCGACGCGCTCGATGCTGGCGCGCGCAAACAGCTTCGTTCCCTCAATAAGGACAACGCAGAGCGCGTGGCACGTCACCTCGTGTACGCGGGTGAGATGCTCGAGATTGACCCCGAGGTTGCCTACGAGCACGCGCGTGCCGCCTACAAGAGTGCTGCGCGCATCGACGTTGTACGCGAGGCGCTGGGTCTGACCGCATACGCGACGGGCCGCTACTCGGAAGCCTTGCGCGAGCTACGCACCTACCGTCGCATGAGCGACGACTACACTCACGTGCCACTGGAAGCCGATTCGGAGCGCGGGCTAGGACGGCCGGAAAAGGCGCTACGATTCATTGACGGCATACCGCTCCAGCGCCTGAAGCCGGAGGGGCAGATCGAGCTGGCACTCGTGACTTCGGGCGCCCGTGCAGAGACCGGGAATTCCGAGGGCGGCCTGTCTGTGCTTGAGAAGATCATCGTTGACAACCTGCCTGAGGAGCTTGCCGCGCGCGTGCAGCTAATCAAGGCTGATCGCTTCGAAGAACTCGGCCGCACCGACGAAGCCGAGGAACTGCGCGCCACCTGGGCGCCCATTTACGAGGACGAGGGCGGCGACATCATGGTTGACCTCGACGAGGTGCTTGACGACGCGGAGCCGGCTCCTGTGGTCGAAAGCGATGAGGAGAGTTCTGGCGACGAGACGCCCGGCGATTCGGATGACTTCACGGACGTTGACGAGGCTGGTGCTCACGAGGCTGACTTTGAAAGCGAGCTTGAAGAGGAACTAGCCGAGGAACTCGCGCAGGAAGTGGATGCGGAAGATCTCGGGGATGGCGAGGCTGCCGAGGAGTCGGAGGCCCCTCAGGAAGCCGACGGCGATGAGGAGCGTGAGGTCGCAGATGCGGGTGAGGTCGCAGACGTCGTGGAGTCGGAGGCCGACGCGTCGGCTGAGGACGGGGAGTTCGTCCAGGACGATCTCTTTGGCGACTCGCTCGACGCCGCGCTTGAGGAGGATCAGGAGCTGGATCTGAACGAGGAGGACGAATGA
- a CDS encoding HAD-IIA family hydrolase translates to MSLGHTDSPLSDVYDYLFLDLDGVCYRGTLPVENAAQGLAEARGAGVGAAFITNNSMASPASVAQKLKAVGIGATDEEIYTSSRTGVAQLLEHVAPDAKVLPLGTEGLFYELERTDLRIVTSADDKPDAVLQGLSKDLSWRELSEAAMAIRAGALYVATNLDATLPLERGQHLGCGSMVAAVVHATGVQPLSSGKPAPDMYRLAMSDTGARRPLCVGDRLNTDIAGANAGGLDSLHVLTGVSKARDVMLAIDSERPTFLALDLMDLNEPAPAVAAEGAGFVCRGAHARVENGRLVVNGAEPDTTVTLDEYRAAVAAVWQVIDEGTPREELAWLPELKVVR, encoded by the coding sequence ATGAGTCTGGGACACACTGACTCACCGCTGAGCGACGTCTACGACTACCTTTTTCTTGACCTCGACGGCGTGTGCTACCGCGGTACGCTCCCGGTGGAGAACGCTGCACAAGGCCTGGCCGAGGCGCGTGGCGCGGGCGTAGGTGCGGCATTCATCACGAACAACTCGATGGCCTCGCCGGCGTCGGTGGCGCAGAAGCTGAAGGCTGTCGGCATTGGGGCCACCGATGAGGAAATCTACACGAGCTCGCGCACGGGCGTGGCCCAGTTGCTCGAACATGTGGCACCCGACGCCAAGGTGCTGCCGCTCGGAACCGAGGGGCTCTTCTACGAGCTGGAGCGGACGGACCTGAGGATTGTCACGTCGGCGGATGACAAGCCCGACGCCGTCCTGCAGGGCCTGTCGAAGGACCTGTCGTGGCGCGAGCTGTCCGAAGCTGCGATGGCGATCCGGGCCGGCGCGCTGTACGTGGCAACAAACCTGGACGCGACGCTTCCGCTCGAGCGCGGCCAGCACCTCGGGTGCGGGTCGATGGTGGCGGCGGTCGTACACGCGACCGGCGTTCAGCCTCTGAGCTCAGGCAAGCCCGCACCGGACATGTATCGCCTGGCGATGAGTGACACGGGCGCGCGTCGCCCACTGTGCGTGGGTGACCGCCTCAATACTGACATTGCGGGCGCGAACGCGGGCGGTTTAGACTCGCTCCACGTGCTCACGGGTGTGAGCAAGGCCCGGGACGTCATGCTCGCCATTGACTCCGAGCGGCCCACTTTCCTTGCACTTGACCTCATGGACCTCAACGAGCCGGCGCCGGCGGTCGCCGCCGAGGGTGCCGGCTTTGTATGCCGGGGGGCCCATGCGCGCGTAGAGAACGGGCGCCTCGTCGTCAACGGCGCGGAGCCCGACACTACGGTCACGCTCGATGAATATCGCGCGGCGGTGGCGGCAGTGTGGCAGGTGATTGACGAGGGCACCCCGCGCGAGGAGCTGGCGTGGTTGCCGGAGCTGAAGGTCGTGCGCTGA
- the recN gene encoding DNA repair protein RecN, producing MIDELRISNLGVIESAHVQLQGGMTAITGETGAGKTMALTSLGLLMGAKAESHRVRQGADAANVEATFVVRADSPVVGLVENAGGVVDIDGDQAAVILARRVPAKGRSRAYAGGQSVPVALLQEIAEHLITVHGQSDQLKLRSESQQRHALDAFGAGKLAALRASYERAWAAWRQSEETLTRFRSDMRQAAAERLALEALVKRVDAVEPRVGEEDELKARALVLENVEDLRSAMAGSVAALSGSDADDAGALGAIDAASEMLAQVRDADAELGALSDQLREVSLLASDVANALGLKLSGLDADPEELDSIHARRAELRSLQRDLGMTIEEILAERGAADDRLARLSAPEEHLEQLEGQARAAHKALMEAGRKLRAARRAAAEKLGQMVTAELHDLAMKDATFSVLVEPREEPARHGLDAVRFLLRAHRGAPDLPLTATASGGEVSRIMLALEVVLNANPRPDHTFIFDEVDAGIGGKTALCVGERLAKVGKASQVLTVTHLAQVAAYADHHVVVAKKSEGATTATDVVVVEGEGRVSELARMLSGHAELAVARTHAAELIRGAVVS from the coding sequence GTGATCGACGAGCTACGCATTTCGAACCTGGGCGTGATCGAGTCCGCACACGTCCAGCTTCAGGGTGGGATGACGGCGATCACCGGCGAAACGGGTGCGGGCAAGACGATGGCGTTGACCTCGTTGGGCCTACTCATGGGCGCGAAGGCGGAGTCGCATCGGGTGCGCCAGGGGGCCGACGCGGCGAACGTGGAGGCCACGTTTGTGGTCCGCGCCGACTCGCCGGTGGTTGGACTCGTGGAGAACGCGGGCGGCGTCGTCGACATTGACGGCGATCAGGCGGCAGTCATTTTGGCTCGACGGGTCCCGGCTAAGGGAAGGTCGCGGGCGTATGCCGGTGGGCAGTCGGTCCCGGTCGCCCTACTGCAGGAGATCGCCGAGCATCTCATCACCGTGCACGGCCAGTCCGACCAGCTCAAGCTCCGTTCGGAGTCTCAGCAACGACACGCGCTCGATGCGTTCGGCGCCGGAAAGCTTGCCGCGTTACGCGCCTCCTACGAGCGGGCATGGGCGGCGTGGCGTCAGAGCGAGGAGACGCTCACACGCTTTAGGTCGGACATGCGCCAGGCCGCCGCCGAACGGCTCGCGCTGGAGGCGCTGGTTAAGCGTGTGGACGCCGTCGAGCCGCGAGTCGGCGAAGAGGACGAACTCAAGGCACGGGCGCTGGTTCTGGAGAACGTGGAGGATCTGCGTTCGGCGATGGCCGGTTCCGTGGCGGCACTTTCGGGTTCCGACGCCGACGACGCCGGGGCGCTTGGCGCGATCGACGCCGCCTCCGAGATGCTTGCCCAGGTCCGTGACGCCGACGCCGAACTTGGCGCGCTGTCGGATCAGTTGCGTGAAGTCTCGCTACTGGCTTCGGACGTGGCCAACGCGCTGGGGCTGAAGCTCTCAGGCCTTGACGCCGACCCGGAGGAGCTCGATTCGATCCACGCCCGCCGGGCGGAGTTGCGCTCCCTGCAACGTGACCTCGGCATGACGATCGAGGAGATCCTCGCCGAGCGGGGTGCGGCAGACGACAGGCTTGCCCGGCTCTCGGCTCCCGAGGAGCACCTGGAGCAGTTGGAGGGGCAGGCGCGGGCGGCACACAAGGCGCTCATGGAAGCTGGCCGCAAGCTGCGGGCGGCTCGCCGCGCCGCGGCTGAGAAACTCGGGCAGATGGTGACCGCCGAGCTGCACGATCTGGCCATGAAAGACGCCACATTTAGTGTCCTCGTTGAGCCGCGCGAGGAGCCCGCCCGGCACGGCCTCGACGCCGTCAGATTCCTGCTACGCGCCCACCGAGGTGCGCCCGATCTTCCGCTGACGGCGACCGCCTCGGGCGGGGAGGTCTCGCGCATCATGCTCGCCCTTGAGGTGGTGCTCAATGCCAACCCGCGCCCCGATCACACCTTTATTTTCGACGAGGTGGACGCTGGAATCGGCGGAAAGACAGCGCTTTGCGTGGGTGAACGGCTCGCAAAGGTCGGCAAAGCCAGCCAGGTGCTCACGGTCACCCACTTGGCTCAGGTGGCTGCATACGCGGATCACCATGTCGTCGTCGCGAAGAAGAGCGAGGGCGCGACGACGGCCACGGACGTCGTCGTGGTTGAGGGCGAGGGACGGGTCTCGGAACTGGCCCGCATGCTCTCCGGCCATGCCGAGTTGGCGGTGGCGCGCACCCACGCGGCTGAGCTCATTCGCGGCGCTGTTGTGTCATGA